The following is a genomic window from Pedobacter sp. KBS0701.
ATGCCTATCCATTGCAAAACCCCTGGGGTAATGCAGGTTTTCAGCCATGGATCTATTTTAGATATGCAGAAATTTTGCTTAACTATGCTGAAGCGGCTAACGAAGCTTACGGACCTGACGCTGTTCCTGCCGGATCGACCATGTCGGCCAGGCAAGCCATTAATATGGTAAGGGCAAGGCCAGGTGTTAATATGCCTGAACTGGCTGTTGGACTTACGCAGACACAAATGCGTGATGCTGTTCGTTATGAGCGCAGGGTAGAGCTCGCTTTTGAAGAACATCGCTTTTATGATGTAAGAAGATGGAAAATTGCCGATGTAACCGAAAACAAACCTGCTGGCGGAATGATTATTACCAAAACAGGCAGTGGGTTTACTTATACACCTAAGGTTGCTTTAGACGGGCGCAAGTTTGAAACCAAACACTATTGGTTACCTATACCAAGAGCCGAAATTTTAGCTTCAGGTGGTAAATTGGAGCAAAACCCTGGTTACAATAAATAGAAATTAAGTTTTACATGGTAAAGTCATATCAACATATTAACAGTTTTTTTATCTGCCTGGCCTTATTTTTCTGTGGCAGAACAGCTCTTGCACAAGAAACTATTCTGAAAATAGAAATTGATCCTGCCAGCACATTTCAGACTATAGAAGGCTTTGGCGCTTCTGATGCCTGGAGTTGTCAGTTTGCCGGATTATGGCCTGCAGAGAAAAAGGATAAGATGGCTGATTTGCTTTTTAGTACCCAAACCACAAAAGAAGGGCAGCCCCTTGGTATCGGGCTTAACATCTGGCGTTTCAGTATAGGTGGCGGTAGTGCCGCCCAAGGTAAGGCAAGCAATATTGGCGACGAATGGCGTCGTCAATATGCTTTTTTGCAGCCAGATCGTACTTATAACTGGAACGCGATGCCAGGGCAAGTCTGGTTTTTAAAAGCAGCCAAAACCCGGGGAGTGAAACAGTTTATCGGCTTTGTAAACAGTCCGCATGTCCTGTTTACCAAAAATGGGAAAGCCTATTCTACAGATGGCAATTGCAATTTGAATTTTGAAAAACTTCCGGAATTTGCTGCCGATCTTGTAACTACCATCAACGGAATAAAAAAAACAACCGGGATAGCGCTAAATTACCTTAGCCCTGCTAATGAGCCGCAGTGGAAATGGAATGAACACAACCAGGAAGGCTGTCCTTATAACAATAACGAACTTGCTCAACTTTACAGGGGTATTAATGAAGCCTTTGTTAAAAATCAGGTTAAAACCAAAATACAAATAGGAGAGGCTGGCCAGCTCGATTATTTATACGATAATGGCAATAGTGTAAAAGGAAACCAGGTATATCAGTTCTTTAATCCTTCATCACCCAATTATGTCGGCAACCTACCGGGCATAGATCAATCTATTTCCGGCCATAGCTATTTTACAACAAGTCCGGAGCAAAAGTTTATTACTGTGCGAAAAAAAACAGGAGCGGCAGTAGCTCAGATAAAAGGTTTAAGGTATTGGATGTCTGAATATTGCATTTTAGGCGATAGTTTAATGAAAGGAGAAAAGCGCGACCTTGGTATGG
Proteins encoded in this region:
- a CDS encoding glycoside hydrolase, which codes for MVKSYQHINSFFICLALFFCGRTALAQETILKIEIDPASTFQTIEGFGASDAWSCQFAGLWPAEKKDKMADLLFSTQTTKEGQPLGIGLNIWRFSIGGGSAAQGKASNIGDEWRRQYAFLQPDRTYNWNAMPGQVWFLKAAKTRGVKQFIGFVNSPHVLFTKNGKAYSTDGNCNLNFEKLPEFAADLVTTINGIKKTTGIALNYLSPANEPQWKWNEHNQEGCPYNNNELAQLYRGINEAFVKNQVKTKIQIGEAGQLDYLYDNGNSVKGNQVYQFFNPSSPNYVGNLPGIDQSISGHSYFTTSPEQKFITVRKKTGAAVAQIKGLRYWMSEYCILGDSLMKGEKRDLGMAPALFIARLIHHDLVLSNATSWQWWLGISASDYKDGLVYIDKNKTDGQVYDSKMLWALGNYSRFVSPGSKRLQVKTSGVNVPQVDVSSYLQNKKLVTVVVNPTENDLDLDIEVKGNKQKFVQTYVTSAEYNLSPYKQYQDTKRVRIPAKSVTTVLSN